The following coding sequences lie in one Bacteroides helcogenes P 36-108 genomic window:
- a CDS encoding carbon-nitrogen hydrolase family protein, translated as METPKINKVQIRNLMIKDYEQLAQSFTRVYSDGSDVFWTHKQIEKLIRIFPEGQIVTVVDEKIVGCALSIIVNYDDVKNDHTYAQVNTHNPEGNILYGIEVFIHPQYRGLRLARRMYEYRKELCEQLNLKAIMFGGRIPNYYKYADQLRPKEYIDKVRQKEIYDPVLTFQLSNDFHVRKVMRNYLPNDEESKHYACLLQWDNIYYQPPTQDYVNPKTTVRVGLVQWQMRTYKTLDDLFEQVEFFVDAVSDYKSDFVLFPEYFNAPLMAKFNDEGESEAIRGLAAYTEEIKERFMKLAISYNINIITGSMPLIKEEDGRLYNVGFLCRRDGTYEMYEKIHVTPDEIKSWGLSGGKSLRTFDTDCAKIGVLICYDVEFPELSRIMADQGMQILFVPFLTDTQNAYSRVKVCAHARAIENECFVVIAGSVGNLPRVHNMDIQYAQSGVFTPCDFAFPTDGKRAEATPNTEMILVSDVDLDLLNELHTYGSVRNLKDRRNDLYEVRMKK; from the coding sequence ATGGAAACACCTAAAATCAATAAAGTACAGATACGTAATCTGATGATTAAGGACTACGAGCAATTGGCACAATCATTCACACGTGTATATTCGGATGGAAGTGATGTATTCTGGACTCACAAGCAGATAGAAAAACTGATTCGTATTTTCCCTGAAGGACAAATTGTGACGGTGGTGGATGAGAAGATCGTGGGCTGTGCTCTTAGTATTATTGTAAATTATGATGATGTAAAAAATGATCATACCTATGCACAAGTGAATACCCACAATCCTGAAGGGAACATCCTTTATGGCATCGAAGTGTTTATTCATCCCCAATATCGCGGCTTGCGTCTGGCACGTCGCATGTACGAATATCGAAAAGAGCTGTGTGAACAATTGAATCTCAAAGCAATAATGTTCGGAGGGCGCATACCCAATTACTATAAATATGCCGACCAACTCCGTCCCAAGGAATATATAGACAAGGTCCGTCAAAAAGAAATTTATGATCCGGTACTGACTTTTCAGCTTTCCAATGACTTCCATGTCCGTAAGGTAATGCGTAATTATCTTCCCAATGATGAAGAATCCAAGCACTACGCTTGCCTTTTGCAATGGGATAATATTTATTATCAGCCGCCCACACAAGACTATGTAAACCCTAAAACAACGGTTCGTGTAGGATTGGTGCAGTGGCAGATGCGCACTTACAAGACATTGGATGACTTATTTGAACAAGTAGAGTTCTTTGTTGATGCCGTATCAGATTATAAAAGTGATTTCGTGCTGTTTCCTGAGTATTTCAATGCTCCGCTGATGGCGAAATTTAATGATGAAGGGGAATCGGAAGCTATCCGAGGATTGGCAGCCTATACAGAAGAAATTAAGGAGCGTTTTATGAAATTAGCCATCAGTTATAATATCAACATTATTACGGGTAGCATGCCGCTAATCAAGGAAGAGGACGGACGTTTGTATAACGTCGGTTTTTTGTGCCGCCGTGACGGGACTTACGAGATGTATGAAAAGATACATGTCACCCCCGATGAAATAAAGAGTTGGGGATTAAGTGGTGGCAAATCTTTGCGGACTTTCGATACGGATTGCGCAAAGATAGGTGTGCTAATATGCTATGATGTGGAATTTCCCGAACTCAGCCGTATCATGGCAGACCAAGGTATGCAAATCCTGTTTGTGCCTTTCTTGACTGATACGCAAAATGCGTATTCACGCGTAAAAGTATGTGCCCATGCCCGTGCTATCGAAAATGAATGTTTTGTTGTAATAGCCGGCAGTGTAGGCAATCTCCCACGTGTGCATAATATGGATATACAGTATGCCCAGTCCGGCGTATTTACCCCTTGTGATTTTGCTTTCCCTACCGACGGAAAGCGTGCCGAGGCAACTCCGAATACTGAAATGATTCTTGTGTCCGATGTGGATTTGGATTTGTTGAACGAACTTCATACTTATGGTAGTGTTCGTAATCTGAAGGATCGCAGGAATGATTTGTATGAAGTAAGAATGAAGAAATAA
- a CDS encoding ribonucleoside-diphosphate reductase subunit alpha has product MEITKRNGTREPYDKEKIATAIRKSFISTGQKVTDETIYILVREVENFVDGNMENRNVERIQDEVERCLMEHGFYTEAKNYILYRWQRTERRKALNNIVNEVGDTTLMDILKSIQQDFTCNEYSLIMLAEKFSSFYKPEMASKERLTALVKAAIELTTQEAPDWEFIAARILNFQLSKELKEQEGVAGIHSFYEKLCFLTNEGLYGDYILAAYSPQEIEEAEGFLCSERDKLLNYSGLDLLAKRYLIRTRSHQLIESVQEMYLGIALHLAMPENKNRMSWVKKIYDLLSCLEATMATPTMANARKPYHQLSSCFIDTVPDSLEGIYRSIDNFAMVSKFGGGMGLYFGKVRASGGNIRGFKGVAGGVIRWMKLVNDTAVAVDQLGMRQGAVAVYLDVWHKDLPEFLQLRTNNGDDRMKAHDIFPAVCYPDLFWRMAKEDLNQVWYMFCPNEIMTVKGYCLEDFYGKEWECRYLECVKDSRLSKRSISIKDIIRLVLRSAVETGTPFTFNRDTVNYANPNTHKGIIYCSNLCTEIAQNMSAIENISTDIKTKEGDTVVVKTVRPGDFVVCNLASLSLGHLPLEDEEQMRDKVATIVRALDNVIDLNFYPVPFARITNHRYRSIGLGVSGYHHALALRGIHWESDEHLHFMDKVFERINYAAIQASADLAKEKGKYAYFEGSDWQTGAYFSKRGYTSSAWQRLAKKVSEYGMRNAYLLAIAPTSSTGIIAGTTAGTDPVMKRFFLEEKKGAMLPRVAPGLSDKTYWIYKGAYLIDQQWSIRAAGIRQRHLDQAQSLNLYITNEFTMRQVLRLYLLAWECGVKTLYYVRSKSLEVEECESCAS; this is encoded by the coding sequence ATGGAAATAACCAAGAGAAATGGGACAAGAGAACCCTATGACAAGGAAAAGATTGCCACTGCAATACGGAAAAGTTTTATCAGCACCGGACAGAAAGTAACTGATGAAACTATATATATTCTGGTAAGAGAAGTAGAGAATTTCGTTGACGGCAATATGGAAAACCGAAATGTCGAACGGATTCAGGATGAAGTAGAACGATGCTTGATGGAACATGGCTTTTATACAGAAGCCAAAAACTACATCCTTTACCGCTGGCAACGGACAGAACGAAGAAAAGCCCTCAACAATATAGTAAATGAAGTTGGCGACACTACATTAATGGATATACTGAAAAGTATTCAACAGGATTTTACTTGCAATGAATACAGTCTGATTATGCTTGCAGAAAAATTTTCCAGCTTCTACAAACCAGAAATGGCATCAAAAGAACGGTTAACCGCACTCGTCAAGGCAGCCATAGAATTGACTACTCAGGAAGCTCCTGATTGGGAGTTTATTGCCGCACGGATACTTAACTTCCAATTAAGCAAGGAATTGAAAGAGCAAGAAGGAGTTGCCGGAATACATTCTTTTTATGAAAAGTTGTGCTTTCTGACAAATGAAGGATTGTATGGAGACTATATATTAGCTGCTTATTCTCCTCAGGAAATTGAAGAAGCCGAGGGATTTTTATGTAGTGAACGAGACAAATTACTTAATTATTCCGGGTTGGATTTACTCGCCAAACGTTACCTGATTCGTACCCGTTCACATCAACTGATTGAATCTGTACAAGAAATGTATTTGGGAATAGCTCTCCATCTTGCCATGCCTGAAAACAAAAACCGAATGTCATGGGTAAAAAAAATCTATGATCTGTTAAGCTGTTTGGAGGCAACGATGGCAACACCTACTATGGCCAATGCCCGTAAGCCCTATCACCAACTATCAAGCTGTTTTATTGATACTGTTCCCGATAGTTTAGAAGGCATCTATCGCAGTATAGACAATTTTGCTATGGTCAGCAAATTCGGAGGTGGAATGGGACTGTATTTTGGTAAAGTGCGTGCTTCCGGAGGCAATATACGGGGATTTAAAGGTGTGGCAGGCGGAGTAATTCGTTGGATGAAACTTGTTAATGACACAGCCGTAGCTGTTGATCAATTGGGCATGCGTCAAGGAGCTGTTGCTGTCTATCTGGATGTATGGCATAAAGACTTGCCGGAATTCCTTCAACTACGAACCAACAACGGAGATGACCGAATGAAAGCTCATGATATCTTTCCCGCCGTATGTTATCCGGATTTATTCTGGCGTATGGCAAAAGAAGATTTAAATCAAGTGTGGTATATGTTCTGTCCCAATGAAATAATGACAGTAAAAGGTTATTGTTTAGAAGATTTTTACGGAAAAGAATGGGAATGCAGATATTTGGAATGTGTCAAAGATTCCCGACTTTCCAAACGGAGTATAAGTATTAAAGATATTATCAGACTGGTGCTGCGATCGGCCGTGGAAACAGGAACACCTTTCACCTTTAACCGTGATACCGTGAATTATGCCAATCCCAATACACACAAAGGCATCATTTACTGTTCAAACCTTTGTACGGAAATAGCTCAAAACATGTCGGCCATTGAAAACATATCCACGGACATCAAGACAAAAGAAGGAGATACAGTCGTAGTGAAAACCGTCCGTCCGGGTGATTTTGTGGTCTGTAACCTTGCCAGCCTTTCATTAGGACATCTACCTTTGGAAGATGAAGAGCAGATGAGAGATAAAGTAGCAACCATAGTACGTGCACTTGACAATGTGATTGATTTAAATTTCTATCCAGTTCCGTTTGCTCGGATAACAAACCATCGTTACCGCAGCATAGGATTGGGGGTCAGTGGTTATCATCATGCGTTGGCTCTACGTGGCATTCATTGGGAAAGTGACGAACATTTGCATTTCATGGACAAAGTATTCGAACGAATTAACTATGCCGCCATCCAAGCAAGTGCAGACCTGGCCAAAGAAAAAGGTAAATATGCTTATTTTGAAGGTAGTGACTGGCAGACCGGAGCTTATTTTTCAAAACGTGGCTACACATCTTCTGCCTGGCAGAGATTGGCAAAAAAAGTCTCAGAGTATGGTATGAGAAACGCCTATCTATTAGCCATTGCACCTACCAGCAGTACCGGAATAATAGCAGGAACAACTGCCGGAACCGATCCGGTAATGAAACGTTTCTTTCTGGAAGAAAAGAAAGGCGCTATGCTTCCGCGTGTGGCTCCGGGATTGTCCGACAAGACTTATTGGATATACAAAGGCGCATACTTAATAGACCAACAATGGAGTATCCGTGCTGCCGGTATCCGACAACGGCATCTTGATCAGGCACAAAGTTTAAATCTATACATTACCAATGAGTTTACCATGAGGCAGGTACTTAGATTATATCTGTTGGCATGGGAGTGTGGAGTGAAAACTTTATATTATGTGAGAAGTAAGTCTTTGGAAGTGGAAGAATGCGAAAGTTGTGCATCATAA
- a CDS encoding ribonucleotide-diphosphate reductase subunit beta — translation MAMNKLKRNALFNPSGDTEILHRRMIGGNTTNLNDFNNMRYKWVSDWYRQAMNNFWIPEEINLTQDTKDYPLLDKAERVAYDKILSFLVFLDSLQSNNLPTLSEYITANEVNLCLHIQAFQECVHSQSYSYMLDSICSPEERNDILYQWKTDEHLLKRNTFIGNCYNEFQESQNGFALVKTLIANYILEGIYFYSGFMFFYNLSRNGKMPGSAQEIRYINRDENTHLWLFRNIILELKKEEPELFVPDKVKVYEEMMREGVKQEIAWGQYVIGDNIQGLSRKMLEDYIHYLGNLRWKSLGYAPLYEDNQTEPESMHWVSQYSNANMVKTDFFEAKSTAYAKSTALEDDL, via the coding sequence ATGGCTATGAATAAATTAAAAAGAAATGCATTATTCAACCCGTCGGGTGATACGGAGATTCTTCATCGGAGAATGATAGGAGGAAACACCACCAACCTGAATGACTTCAATAATATGCGCTATAAATGGGTAAGCGACTGGTATCGTCAAGCTATGAATAATTTTTGGATTCCCGAAGAGATTAATCTTACTCAAGATACCAAAGACTATCCCCTTTTGGACAAAGCGGAACGAGTAGCCTATGACAAGATTCTGAGTTTTCTCGTCTTTCTGGACTCCCTGCAAAGCAATAATTTGCCAACTCTCAGCGAATACATCACAGCCAATGAAGTAAACCTTTGTCTGCACATACAAGCCTTTCAGGAATGTGTGCATAGTCAAAGCTATAGTTATATGCTTGATTCAATCTGCAGCCCGGAAGAACGTAATGACATTTTATACCAATGGAAGACAGATGAGCATCTCCTAAAAAGAAATACTTTTATAGGCAACTGCTATAATGAGTTTCAGGAAAGTCAAAATGGATTTGCACTGGTGAAAACTTTAATAGCCAATTATATTTTGGAGGGAATATATTTTTATAGCGGATTTATGTTTTTCTATAATCTGAGCCGAAATGGAAAGATGCCTGGTTCGGCTCAAGAAATAAGGTATATTAACAGGGATGAAAATACACATCTTTGGTTGTTCCGCAATATCATTCTGGAGCTGAAAAAAGAAGAACCTGAATTGTTTGTTCCGGATAAAGTGAAAGTCTATGAAGAGATGATGCGTGAAGGTGTAAAACAAGAAATTGCGTGGGGACAATATGTCATAGGAGATAATATCCAAGGTCTGAGCCGGAAAATGTTGGAAGATTATATTCATTACTTAGGAAATCTGCGTTGGAAAAGTCTGGGATATGCACCTTTATATGAGGATAACCAGACGGAACCTGAAAGTATGCATTGGGTATCACAATATTCAAATGCCAATATGGTAAAGACTGATTTCTTTGAAGCCAAAAGCACAGCTTATGCCAAGAGCACGGCCTTGGAAGATGATTTATAA
- a CDS encoding ectonucleotide pyrophosphatase/phosphodiesterase, whose amino-acid sequence MRRIIVSALCLVLLILVPLNAQNSKKSYTILVSLDGFRWDYPMMYNTPNLDRMAHEGVKAVMLPSYPASTFPNHYTIATGLVPDHNGIINNTFWDTRYNRQYSMGDSATRYNPQYYSGEPIWVTAQKQGIKTGNMYWVGSDIAIKNTYPTYYRKWSEKPFLTFEQRIDSVLSWLKKPEEERPRLVMLYFEEPDGSGHHNGPRSKETGIVVERMDKLIGVLLAKLWNLPFAKDINLIVTSDHGMTEISKDRVVDMNRYLKSEWYEVIDGRTPTSIFSKKGYRDSIYNALKDVDHIRVWKKEEIPVELNYGSSDRIGDIVVAPELGWQFTDVARSHKGAHGYFPQYSDMQVIFRAIGPDFKKGYTSKGFVNVDIYPLLAYLLQIVPEKTDGNFKRIKDILK is encoded by the coding sequence ATGCGTAGAATCATTGTAAGTGCACTTTGCTTGGTACTATTGATATTAGTACCCCTGAATGCTCAAAATTCGAAAAAAAGCTATACCATCCTTGTCTCACTCGATGGTTTTCGTTGGGATTACCCCATGATGTATAATACTCCCAACTTGGATCGCATGGCCCATGAAGGAGTAAAAGCCGTTATGCTGCCTTCCTATCCGGCATCTACTTTTCCGAATCATTACACAATTGCTACCGGATTAGTACCAGACCATAATGGTATCATAAACAACACCTTTTGGGATACACGATACAACCGTCAATACTCTATGGGAGATTCTGCCACCCGCTATAATCCGCAATATTATTCGGGAGAACCTATTTGGGTGACAGCTCAGAAACAAGGTATAAAAACAGGAAATATGTATTGGGTAGGTTCGGACATTGCCATTAAAAATACATATCCAACCTATTACAGAAAGTGGTCGGAAAAGCCTTTCCTTACTTTTGAACAACGTATAGACAGCGTTTTGAGTTGGTTAAAGAAACCAGAAGAAGAACGTCCCCGTTTAGTTATGCTCTATTTTGAAGAACCGGACGGCAGCGGACATCATAATGGCCCGAGAAGCAAAGAAACAGGAATCGTAGTGGAACGTATGGATAAGTTGATAGGGGTATTACTTGCAAAACTATGGAATCTTCCTTTTGCGAAAGATATTAATCTCATAGTGACTTCAGATCATGGAATGACCGAAATCAGTAAAGACCGTGTTGTAGATATGAATAGGTACTTAAAATCCGAATGGTATGAAGTAATAGACGGTCGTACCCCGACCTCCATCTTCTCAAAGAAAGGCTATCGCGATTCTATTTATAATGCATTGAAAGATGTAGATCATATCCGTGTCTGGAAAAAAGAAGAAATTCCAGTTGAACTGAATTATGGTAGCAGTGACCGTATCGGTGACATTGTGGTAGCTCCGGAGTTGGGGTGGCAATTTACCGATGTAGCACGAAGTCATAAAGGTGCTCATGGATATTTTCCTCAGTATTCCGATATGCAGGTCATATTCCGTGCCATTGGTCCGGACTTCAAAAAAGGATACACTTCAAAAGGTTTTGTCAATGTAGATATTTATCCTCTACTTGCCTATTTGTTGCAGATTGTTCCGGAGAAAACAGATGGGAATTTTAAACGAATAAAAGATATATTGAAATAA